A window from Peptococcaceae bacterium 1198_IL3148 encodes these proteins:
- a CDS encoding indolepyruvate oxidoreductase subunit beta, producing the protein MKLDIVITGVGGQGNVLASRILAQAALDAGYSVRTSEAIGMAQREGVVMSQVRIGEDLNGAVIPDGTADVLLGFELAETVRGLPKLKPQGTVIANNKTIYPVTAALGLCHYNRDQLIDYMHNNVTDLHLFDATDLAAQAGTTKTTNIVLLGALAATNLLPFTKDHLLGRVLQAVPAKFKEINSRAFQLGFQAMEVQ; encoded by the coding sequence ATGAAATTAGATATTGTGATCACCGGCGTTGGTGGCCAAGGCAACGTGTTGGCTTCGCGGATATTGGCCCAAGCAGCGCTGGATGCCGGTTATTCTGTGCGCACCTCGGAAGCCATTGGTATGGCCCAAAGGGAAGGGGTGGTAATGAGCCAAGTGCGCATCGGGGAAGACCTTAACGGTGCGGTGATACCCGATGGCACAGCAGATGTACTGCTGGGCTTTGAATTGGCTGAAACAGTTCGGGGATTGCCCAAATTAAAACCCCAAGGAACGGTGATTGCCAACAACAAAACTATTTATCCGGTAACGGCTGCTTTGGGCCTTTGCCATTATAACAGGGATCAGCTAATTGATTATATGCACAATAATGTTACTGATTTACATTTGTTTGACGCCACAGATTTAGCAGCCCAGGCAGGTACCACCAAGACCACCAACATTGTACTGCTGGGGGCGTTGGCTGCCACCAATCTGTTGCCCTTCACCAAAGACCATCTGTTGGGGCGGGTATTACAAGCGGTGCCAGCTAAATTTAAAGAGATTAACAGCCGGGCCTTTCAGTTAGGTTTCCAGGCCATGGAGGTGCAATAA
- a CDS encoding phenylacetate--CoA ligase, with product MAVAIESIKESFDFEQLYTQQEQSLQKMIDLVYRNSPYYRQKLDQHGIKPGDIRTIKDLARVPFTTKAELRETYPLGMMAAPEEQVVRIHSSSGTTGKPVIIPYTQRDVDTWAVMMSRCMQMVGVTNRDRVQVTPGYGLWTAGIGFQAGVEKLGAMAIPMGPGNTEKQLEMMQDLQTTVLLGTSSYGLLLAEEICRRGLKDQLALRIGIFGSERWGDKMRARIEADLNIDTFDIYGLTEIYGPGIAIDCPEHNGMHYWSDHLLFEIIDPATGQQLPPGVEGELVITTLTKEGLPLLRYRTHDITSIKVERCSCGSPYPLMSRVLGRSDDMCKVKGVNIYPGQIDFVLQETPGAGSEYQLVLTRNKAKDKVTVRIEVETGYQHSEVAAHCQRLIKSKIGVLADIETLNYGDLPRSEKKTKRVYDYREAEL from the coding sequence GTGGCAGTGGCCATAGAGTCGATAAAGGAAAGCTTTGACTTTGAACAGTTGTATACTCAACAAGAACAAAGCTTGCAAAAGATGATTGATCTGGTATATCGAAATTCCCCCTATTATCGTCAAAAGTTAGATCAACATGGTATTAAGCCCGGGGACATTCGCACCATTAAGGATTTGGCTCGGGTGCCCTTTACCACCAAGGCGGAATTGCGGGAAACCTATCCGCTGGGTATGATGGCAGCGCCGGAAGAACAAGTGGTCCGCATTCACTCCTCATCTGGCACCACCGGCAAACCGGTGATAATACCCTACACCCAAAGGGACGTAGACACCTGGGCGGTGATGATGTCCCGTTGCATGCAAATGGTGGGGGTAACCAACCGAGACCGGGTGCAGGTGACACCGGGCTATGGTCTGTGGACTGCTGGCATCGGTTTTCAGGCGGGAGTAGAGAAGTTAGGTGCCATGGCCATCCCCATGGGCCCGGGTAATACTGAAAAGCAACTGGAAATGATGCAAGACCTGCAAACCACTGTGCTGTTGGGCACCTCCTCCTATGGGCTGCTATTGGCGGAAGAAATTTGCCGCCGGGGACTAAAGGATCAGCTGGCGTTGCGGATAGGCATTTTCGGTTCGGAACGCTGGGGTGACAAAATGCGTGCCCGCATTGAAGCTGATCTAAATATTGACACCTTTGACATTTATGGTTTGACAGAGATATATGGCCCCGGCATTGCTATCGATTGTCCGGAGCATAACGGCATGCATTACTGGAGTGACCATTTGCTGTTTGAAATTATTGATCCCGCCACTGGCCAGCAACTGCCCCCAGGTGTAGAGGGGGAATTGGTCATTACCACTTTAACCAAAGAGGGTTTGCCGCTACTGCGCTATCGTACCCATGACATTACCAGTATTAAGGTTGAACGCTGCAGCTGCGGTTCACCCTACCCATTAATGAGTAGAGTGTTGGGACGCAGTGATGATATGTGTAAAGTTAAAGGGGTAAATATCTATCCCGGTCAAATTGACTTTGTGTTACAAGAAACCCCCGGCGCCGGCAGTGAATACCAACTGGTGTTAACCAGAAATAAGGCCAAGGATAAAGTGACGGTACGCATCGAAGTGGAGACTGGTTATCAGCATAGCGAGGTGGCCGCCCATTGCCAGCGGCTAATCAAATCAAAAATCGGTGTTCTGGCGGACATTGAGACATTAAACTATGGTGATTTACCCCGCAGTGAGAAAAAAACTAAACGCGTCTATGATTACCGGGAAGCTGAATTATAA
- a CDS encoding carboxypeptidase-like regulatory domain-containing protein → MGKAFTTDLEFVKVGKQEQVCTSLLVGRHKLKCGILSGFVFCDTAPETPPVSGVLVKAVNLDTGKDYLGMTDDEGFYAICVPAGKYMLFPLWCDQDCFQPVPCKKTKCEEPKKKTCRE, encoded by the coding sequence ATGGGTAAAGCCTTTACCACCGACCTAGAGTTTGTTAAAGTCGGTAAACAAGAACAAGTGTGCACCTCACTGTTGGTGGGAAGACATAAATTAAAGTGTGGCATCCTGTCCGGTTTTGTATTTTGTGATACCGCCCCTGAAACACCACCGGTATCTGGAGTGTTGGTTAAAGCTGTCAATTTGGATACCGGCAAAGACTACCTGGGCATGACCGATGATGAAGGTTTTTATGCTATATGCGTACCAGCAGGCAAATATATGTTGTTTCCACTTTGGTGTGACCAAGACTGCTTTCAACCTGTCCCCTGCAAAAAAACAAAATGTGAGGAACCGAAAAAGAAGACCTGCCGAGAATAG
- the rnk gene encoding nucleoside diphosphate kinase regulator, with amino-acid sequence MSNSRRIYITKVDKERLEKLISKEREFNPGSREYLKDLSNELEKAQVVEPKDIPSDVVTMNSKVELVDLDADEEMVYTLVYPEDADLSQDKISILAPIGTAILGYRVGEIVDWKVPNGVVQLKVQAILYQPEAAGDYEL; translated from the coding sequence ATGAGTAATTCTAGAAGGATATATATCACTAAAGTGGATAAAGAAAGATTGGAAAAACTGATTAGTAAAGAAAGGGAGTTTAACCCCGGCAGTAGGGAATATTTAAAGGATTTGAGCAATGAGTTGGAAAAAGCTCAGGTGGTGGAACCCAAGGATATACCTTCGGATGTGGTAACCATGAACTCTAAAGTAGAGTTGGTGGATTTAGATGCCGATGAAGAAATGGTTTATACACTGGTATACCCTGAAGATGCTGACTTATCCCAGGACAAAATATCAATTTTGGCTCCCATAGGAACGGCCATATTGGGCTATCGGGTGGGGGAGATAGTTGATTGGAAAGTGCCCAACGGTGTGGTACAACTAAAAGTACAAGCAATTCTTTATCAGCCGGAGGCTGCCGGTGATTATGAACTGTAA
- the yqeB gene encoding selenium-dependent molybdenum cofactor biosynthesis protein YqeB — MKRTVVVKGAGDLATGVAHRLVRSGFAVVMTELAQPLVIRRTVAFAQAIFCQQVTVEQITAIKTKFTGINSALNQGKVPVVVDPTAEIVKQLQPWAVVDAIMAKINVGTNINDAPVVVGLGPGFTAGKDVNLVVETMRGHYLGRVITEGQAIADTGVPGDIGGYNKERILRAPCAGIFIGHSKIGDLVNAGQVVAYVDHEPVIATISGVLRGLLNDGIAVPAGLKIGDIDPRCAPEHCFTISDKARAIGGGVLEALLFCQASQV, encoded by the coding sequence ATGAAACGAACGGTTGTGGTAAAGGGTGCAGGGGATTTAGCCACTGGAGTGGCCCATCGCTTAGTGCGAAGCGGGTTCGCGGTGGTGATGACTGAATTGGCTCAGCCTCTGGTAATTCGCAGAACGGTGGCCTTTGCCCAGGCGATATTTTGCCAGCAGGTGACTGTGGAACAGATAACAGCAATTAAGACTAAATTTACAGGTATTAACTCGGCCTTAAATCAGGGCAAAGTACCGGTGGTGGTGGATCCAACGGCGGAGATTGTTAAGCAACTACAGCCCTGGGCGGTGGTGGATGCCATTATGGCTAAAATTAATGTTGGTACAAACATTAACGATGCCCCGGTGGTGGTGGGGTTAGGACCTGGGTTTACTGCCGGTAAGGATGTCAATTTGGTGGTGGAAACCATGCGCGGTCATTATTTGGGTCGGGTAATTACTGAGGGCCAGGCCATTGCGGATACCGGGGTGCCTGGTGATATTGGCGGTTATAATAAAGAGAGAATTTTACGGGCACCCTGTGCCGGGATATTTATAGGACACAGCAAAATTGGTGATCTAGTTAATGCTGGCCAGGTGGTGGCCTATGTGGATCATGAACCGGTTATTGCCACCATTTCTGGGGTGTTGCGAGGATTATTAAATGATGGCATTGCTGTTCCTGCGGGATTGAAAATTGGTGATATTGACCCCCGTTGTGCACCAGAACACTGTTTTACCATTTCTGATAAAGCCCGGGCCATTGGCGGTGGGGTTTTAGAGGCGTTGCTATTTTGCCAAGCAAGCCAGGTCTAA
- a CDS encoding Ger(x)C family spore germination protein, with the protein MNRLTKITLLIPISLCLVLTLTSCVTHRDIEHMNIVLGAAFDYNPDTELYQVHVQVPKTQAFAKGEGAQGNEESYVIFHGKGETLFLAIRDMAKNGMVFFWGHCENYVISNRLAGHGIYECIDFLIRDAEIRGEAYLLVSSVPLEELLSLPRGSQNVPMMAITPILEEGLNVYGKGIKVQIDDVFNNLLYEESSHLISLLDVTLSDYQAKEETDKFNVSGAAVFKDDTMIGSLSPTETRGYNFITNQIKNTLINIEFRGGRLVIENTNSSVNVTVTENGNVGLLVEVKPRGNIGQFNKPLNLENPNVIEEIENIYAAAIKREVESTIERAQILQADFLGFGREVEIANPELWAEFKKRWQQEIFPEIEITVTVKPTVVHTGLAITTVPEEKYAQY; encoded by the coding sequence ATGAATAGATTAACCAAGATTACTTTGCTAATACCGATCAGTCTTTGTTTAGTGTTGACGCTGACAAGCTGTGTTACCCATCGGGATATTGAACATATGAATATTGTTCTGGGGGCGGCCTTCGATTACAATCCCGACACTGAGCTATACCAAGTGCATGTGCAGGTGCCAAAAACCCAAGCCTTTGCCAAGGGTGAGGGTGCTCAGGGCAATGAAGAAAGTTATGTGATTTTTCATGGCAAAGGGGAAACCTTGTTTTTAGCTATCCGTGATATGGCCAAAAACGGTATGGTGTTTTTTTGGGGCCATTGTGAGAATTATGTAATTAGTAACCGGTTGGCAGGACATGGCATATACGAGTGCATCGACTTTCTAATTAGGGATGCTGAAATTAGGGGCGAAGCATACCTTTTGGTGTCAAGTGTGCCATTGGAGGAACTGTTATCACTGCCACGTGGGTCACAAAATGTACCGATGATGGCAATAACCCCTATATTGGAAGAAGGGTTAAATGTATACGGTAAAGGTATTAAGGTGCAGATAGATGATGTCTTTAATAATTTACTTTATGAAGAAAGCAGTCATCTGATTTCTTTGCTGGACGTGACACTGTCCGATTACCAAGCCAAAGAGGAAACAGACAAATTTAATGTTTCTGGGGCGGCAGTGTTTAAAGATGACACAATGATTGGTTCTTTGTCTCCGACAGAAACCAGAGGTTATAACTTTATTACTAATCAAATCAAGAACACGTTAATTAATATTGAGTTCAGGGGTGGTCGCTTAGTAATAGAAAATACAAATTCCTCTGTCAACGTCACCGTCACAGAAAACGGCAATGTGGGTCTGTTGGTGGAAGTTAAGCCTCGGGGCAATATTGGGCAATTTAATAAGCCCCTTAATCTGGAAAATCCCAATGTGATCGAGGAAATAGAAAATATTTATGCAGCGGCCATAAAAAGAGAGGTGGAAAGCACCATTGAGCGAGCGCAAATATTACAGGCGGACTTTTTGGGCTTTGGTCGGGAGGTGGAAATTGCCAATCCTGAGCTTTGGGCTGAGTTTAAAAAGCGTTGGCAACAAGAGATATTTCCGGAAATAGAGATAACGGTGACAGTTAAACCTACGGTTGTCCACACTGGGTTAGCGATTACCACAGTCCCGGAGGAAAAATATGCACAATACTAA
- a CDS encoding molybdopterin-binding protein, producing the protein MTFKKVKVEEAVGMVLGHELTKIVPGSYKGPAFHKGHVITAEDISHLKDIGKEHIYLIELTDEQLHENDAAIRIAQAVCGTNVQYSVASEGRVNLIAQVGGLLKINPEAVAVINAAGHIAVSTKHSNIVVNPGDLLAAAKVVPLVIDKSIITEVEQQAKVYGEVIKVLPLANLKVAAIITGNEVYYGRIEDKYRQILTEKVQQYGAGLVETVYQPDDSEAITNTILDLKAKGMELIICAGGMSVDPDDVTPDAIRATGAQVVTYGSPVLPGAMFMLAYLDDDVPLLGMPACGMYSKTTVLDLVLPRILAGEKLIRQDIANLGYGGLCSNCKVCHYPHCPFGK; encoded by the coding sequence ATGACATTTAAAAAAGTAAAGGTGGAAGAGGCAGTGGGCATGGTGTTGGGTCACGAACTTACTAAAATTGTGCCCGGCAGTTACAAAGGGCCGGCCTTTCATAAGGGACATGTAATTACAGCAGAGGATATCTCTCATTTAAAGGATATTGGCAAAGAACATATTTATCTAATTGAGTTAACCGACGAGCAGTTGCATGAAAATGATGCTGCCATTCGCATTGCCCAGGCAGTGTGCGGCACCAATGTCCAATATTCTGTGGCATCAGAAGGGCGAGTTAATTTAATCGCCCAAGTGGGAGGATTGCTAAAAATAAATCCGGAGGCCGTTGCGGTCATTAACGCTGCCGGTCATATTGCGGTGTCCACTAAACACTCCAACATTGTTGTTAACCCTGGGGATTTGCTGGCTGCCGCTAAAGTGGTGCCGTTGGTGATCGATAAAAGTATTATCACAGAAGTGGAGCAACAAGCCAAGGTCTATGGAGAAGTGATCAAGGTTTTGCCATTGGCTAACCTGAAGGTGGCGGCAATAATTACCGGCAATGAAGTTTATTACGGGCGCATCGAAGACAAATACCGTCAGATACTGACTGAAAAGGTACAGCAATACGGGGCAGGTTTGGTGGAAACTGTTTACCAGCCGGATGACAGCGAGGCAATTACTAATACCATCTTAGATTTGAAGGCCAAAGGCATGGAGTTGATTATCTGTGCCGGCGGTATGTCGGTGGACCCGGATGACGTGACACCGGACGCCATTCGCGCCACCGGAGCACAGGTGGTTACCTATGGCTCTCCGGTGTTGCCGGGGGCGATGTTTATGTTGGCTTATTTGGATGATGATGTGCCGTTGTTGGGTATGCCAGCCTGTGGTATGTACTCCAAAACCACAGTGTTAGACTTAGTATTGCCTCGCATATTGGCCGGTGAAAAATTAATTAGGCAGGATATTGCCAACCTTGGCTACGGCGGTCTTTGTAGCAATTGCAAAGTTTGCCACTACCCCCATTGCCCCTTTGGTAAGTAA
- a CDS encoding bile acid:sodium symporter has protein sequence MKKLFLLPSRKLSVTIPIVLLVGFITGLFVETTPLKKHILLVTVLMIYPTMIGFKLKEIANFSHGKLILTAMGINFIVIPAVAYLLGTTFLLADPQLFAGLAIAALLPTANMTIAYTMMAKGNVAAAIKLTVTGLILGSLLAPWYLLVMVGQYIHIDILATLKTILMVIMLPLVLGITTYSLLLRKMTEEEFRKSVKPFLPAASAWGMVYIIFTSISMNAQRIIDSMNIFVVAFMVQILFYAINYLISISVGRLFFNQSDAYALVLGTSLRNLSTAIGLAVSSFGANAALMVSLAFLIQGQAAAMFISLNTKYHFLSSVHQLKAK, from the coding sequence TTGAAAAAGTTGTTTTTATTACCGTCTAGGAAACTCTCTGTTACTATTCCCATAGTGTTGCTGGTGGGATTTATCACTGGCTTATTTGTTGAAACCACTCCATTGAAAAAACATATTTTACTGGTGACTGTTTTGATGATTTACCCAACGATGATAGGGTTTAAATTAAAAGAGATTGCTAATTTTTCTCATGGCAAGTTAATACTAACGGCTATGGGCATTAACTTTATTGTTATTCCTGCGGTGGCTTATTTACTGGGAACTACATTTTTATTGGCGGATCCACAGCTATTTGCTGGGTTAGCAATTGCGGCACTGCTGCCCACTGCCAATATGACCATTGCCTATACAATGATGGCCAAAGGAAATGTAGCAGCGGCGATTAAACTGACAGTGACTGGTTTGATATTGGGTTCGTTGCTGGCCCCTTGGTATTTATTGGTGATGGTGGGTCAATATATTCATATTGACATTTTGGCAACCCTAAAAACTATCCTAATGGTAATTATGCTACCGCTAGTATTGGGCATAACAACTTATTCTTTATTATTGCGTAAAATGACAGAGGAAGAATTTAGAAAGAGTGTTAAACCATTTTTACCGGCAGCCAGTGCTTGGGGAATGGTTTATATCATTTTTACCAGCATCAGCATGAATGCCCAGCGCATAATAGATAGTATGAATATATTTGTAGTGGCATTCATGGTACAAATATTGTTTTATGCCATCAATTATTTAATCTCCATCAGCGTTGGTCGGTTGTTTTTTAATCAATCTGATGCCTACGCCTTGGTTCTTGGTACATCTTTAAGAAACCTGTCCACCGCCATTGGTTTGGCGGTATCGTCCTTTGGTGCCAATGCCGCTCTAATGGTTTCGCTGGCTTTTCTTATCCAGGGCCAGGCAGCGGCAATGTTTATCTCGCTAAACACCAAATATCACTTTTTATCCAGCGTACATCAACTGAAGGCAAAGTAA
- the iorA gene encoding indolepyruvate ferredoxin oxidoreductase subunit alpha, producing the protein MKKLLMGNEAMAYGAVEAGVQVAAAYPGTPSSEIFSTLAAMAEDNGIYAEWSTNEKVALEVAAGACYAGARALVTMKQVGLNVAADPLMTLAYIGIKGGLVVVVADDPGPHSSQNEQDTRKFAQFAKLPVLDPATPQEAKDMMVSAFDISEQLGLPVILRPTTRTCHVCQDVTVSQQRQQHQATGFEKSPKWVIFPSLAIKQHIWLNQQQQKAAEIFSLLHYNTATYRGKIGVVACGVSYNYVKEAIAKLGVELSLLKIGTPYPLPQQLALEFMQRHDRILVVEEQEPVVEDQLIKLAWENQLPLTIKGKALYVPREGELNVDKVAQSIASFLGIKLSNNQTLPLPALPMRPPVLCAGCPHRASFYAFKQVADKDAVFAGDIGCYTLGNMAPLNATDTCLCMGASVNIASGMQRVEPKRQHIAFLGDSTFFHTGIPGLINAVYNRANITLVVLDNRTTAMTGHQPHPGLGCTATGQQTVNLDIVKIVSALGVEKVLEADPYDLAAAKAAAAEAINFDGPAVVVMRRQCVALKNRPKQLPKKINAELCLECRVCIEELGCSAITLQDDQPAIDVSSCSGCGLCAQVCPAHAIEEVR; encoded by the coding sequence ATGAAAAAGTTATTGATGGGCAATGAAGCCATGGCTTATGGGGCGGTGGAAGCCGGGGTGCAAGTGGCAGCAGCTTACCCAGGCACCCCCTCTTCAGAGATATTTAGCACTTTGGCAGCCATGGCTGAGGATAACGGTATTTACGCCGAATGGTCAACCAACGAAAAAGTTGCGTTGGAAGTGGCGGCGGGGGCTTGCTACGCCGGCGCCCGGGCGTTGGTAACCATGAAACAAGTGGGTTTAAATGTGGCGGCTGATCCGTTGATGACGCTGGCTTATATTGGCATTAAAGGTGGTTTGGTGGTGGTGGTGGCCGATGACCCAGGCCCCCACAGTTCTCAAAACGAACAGGACACCCGCAAGTTTGCTCAATTTGCTAAACTGCCGGTATTGGACCCGGCCACTCCCCAAGAGGCAAAGGATATGATGGTGTCAGCCTTTGACATATCCGAACAACTGGGATTGCCGGTGATATTGCGGCCAACCACCCGCACTTGTCACGTTTGTCAGGATGTAACGGTCAGCCAACAGAGGCAGCAACATCAAGCCACTGGGTTTGAAAAAAGCCCCAAGTGGGTGATTTTCCCCAGCTTGGCCATTAAACAGCACATTTGGTTAAATCAGCAACAGCAAAAAGCAGCGGAGATTTTTTCATTGCTTCATTATAACACCGCCACATATCGGGGCAAAATTGGCGTGGTGGCCTGCGGCGTTTCTTATAACTATGTGAAAGAGGCCATCGCCAAACTGGGAGTAGAGCTTTCGCTACTAAAAATCGGTACTCCATATCCACTGCCTCAACAACTGGCGTTAGAATTTATGCAAAGGCACGATCGGATATTGGTGGTGGAAGAACAAGAGCCGGTGGTGGAAGACCAATTGATTAAACTGGCTTGGGAAAACCAACTGCCGCTGACCATAAAAGGTAAAGCCTTATACGTACCGCGGGAAGGGGAACTCAATGTAGACAAAGTAGCCCAAAGTATTGCCTCTTTCCTAGGCATAAAGTTGTCAAACAACCAAACCCTGCCGTTGCCGGCTTTGCCGATGCGGCCGCCGGTATTGTGTGCCGGTTGCCCACACCGCGCTTCCTTCTACGCCTTTAAACAAGTGGCGGATAAAGATGCGGTATTTGCCGGTGACATTGGTTGCTACACATTGGGCAATATGGCACCACTCAATGCCACAGATACATGCCTGTGCATGGGAGCCAGTGTTAACATTGCCAGCGGAATGCAACGGGTGGAACCGAAACGCCAACATATTGCTTTTTTAGGTGACTCCACCTTTTTCCATACCGGTATTCCAGGCCTAATCAATGCCGTTTATAATCGGGCCAACATTACGTTGGTGGTGCTGGATAACCGCACCACCGCCATGACTGGGCACCAGCCCCATCCCGGGTTAGGATGTACCGCCACCGGCCAGCAAACAGTTAATTTAGACATTGTTAAAATTGTTTCTGCCCTGGGGGTGGAGAAAGTATTAGAGGCAGACCCCTATGACTTAGCGGCGGCCAAAGCGGCAGCGGCAGAGGCCATCAACTTTGACGGCCCTGCGGTGGTGGTGATGCGCCGCCAATGCGTAGCGTTAAAAAACCGACCCAAACAATTGCCTAAAAAAATTAATGCCGAACTCTGCCTAGAGTGTCGGGTTTGTATAGAGGAACTGGGTTGTTCAGCAATCACTCTGCAGGATGATCAACCGGCGATAGACGTTAGCAGTTGCAGTGGTTGTGGCCTTTGTGCTCAGGTTTGCCCAGCCCATGCCATAGAGGAGGTGCGTTAA
- a CDS encoding spore germination protein — MFKKVIKDIFAIKSKPSKTKGENSSHPVSANLETVKAEVRKVLGNSTDLILRELLIANGARPALLVFLENMVDLDIINEAIIGKLQIAPKESLDNADKLANSALATSKVTVTDNLASALQQVLYGNSVIFVDGFNQALVTETIGYQNRNIMPPQTEPNIEGPNDGLVESLKINLTLIRRRLVDKDLRFEQFTVGTRSNTLVVVGYLAGVADPSIVAEVKRRLKAIKIDAVQGTETIIEYFFDNPLSLFPLVLKTERPDNVVSCLLEGRVVVIVDGYPFAITVPTTFAEFMQAGDDYYQNFYFATFTRILRYFTFVATLILPSFYIALVTHHWEMLPTALALTIAGSREGVPFPVVLEVFFMEVTFEILREAGVRLPRAVGQAVSIVGALVLGQSAVQAGLVSPSVVIVVAFTGIASFSIPKYNATVPLRLLRFPLMFITALFGLPGLVAATLAIWGYMAGLTSFGVPYLAPLTPMQGKDFKDTVYRLPRWAMVNRPQSVPSMDSKRVKPFIPPGGGDQDE; from the coding sequence GTGTTTAAAAAAGTTATTAAGGACATCTTTGCCATCAAAAGTAAACCAAGTAAAACCAAAGGCGAAAATAGCAGTCATCCCGTCAGTGCTAACCTGGAGACTGTCAAGGCAGAGGTGCGCAAAGTTCTTGGCAATTCTACCGACTTGATATTAAGGGAACTGTTAATTGCCAACGGTGCTAGACCGGCACTGCTGGTTTTCCTAGAAAATATGGTGGATTTGGATATCATTAACGAAGCCATCATCGGTAAACTACAGATAGCCCCTAAGGAATCGCTAGATAACGCTGATAAATTGGCCAACTCAGCCTTGGCCACATCTAAAGTCACCGTTACCGACAATTTGGCCAGCGCTTTGCAACAGGTGCTCTACGGCAATAGCGTCATATTTGTTGACGGCTTTAACCAGGCGCTAGTGACAGAAACCATTGGTTATCAAAATAGAAATATTATGCCACCGCAAACCGAACCGAATATAGAGGGGCCTAACGATGGCTTGGTGGAATCGTTAAAGATTAACTTAACTTTGATTAGAAGGCGCTTGGTGGATAAAGATCTGCGTTTTGAACAATTCACCGTTGGCACCAGAAGCAACACCTTGGTGGTGGTGGGATATCTTGCAGGCGTTGCTGATCCCAGCATTGTAGCAGAAGTTAAACGTCGGTTGAAGGCCATCAAGATTGATGCTGTACAGGGTACAGAAACTATAATTGAATATTTCTTTGATAACCCGTTATCACTATTTCCATTGGTTTTAAAAACCGAACGGCCGGATAACGTTGTCTCTTGCTTGCTGGAGGGCAGAGTGGTGGTGATTGTCGATGGTTACCCCTTTGCCATCACAGTGCCCACTACCTTTGCAGAGTTTATGCAGGCCGGGGACGATTATTATCAGAATTTCTATTTTGCCACCTTTACTCGCATCTTGAGATACTTTACATTTGTTGCTACTTTAATCTTGCCATCTTTTTATATCGCCTTGGTCACTCACCACTGGGAGATGCTGCCAACGGCATTGGCTTTAACCATTGCCGGCAGTAGGGAAGGGGTTCCGTTTCCGGTGGTGCTGGAAGTCTTTTTTATGGAAGTAACCTTTGAAATTTTGCGGGAAGCCGGCGTTCGCCTGCCCAGGGCAGTGGGCCAGGCGGTTAGTATTGTGGGGGCACTGGTGTTGGGGCAATCGGCAGTACAGGCCGGGTTGGTTTCGCCATCGGTGGTGATCGTGGTGGCCTTTACCGGCATTGCTTCCTTTAGTATCCCCAAATACAACGCCACCGTTCCACTTAGACTATTGCGGTTTCCATTGATGTTTATCACCGCTCTGTTTGGCTTGCCTGGTTTAGTGGCGGCAACCTTGGCTATCTGGGGATACATGGCCGGCCTGACATCCTTTGGTGTCCCTTATCTGGCCCCTTTAACACCAATGCAGGGCAAAGATTTTAAAGATACCGTTTATCGCTTGCCTCGTTGGGCGATGGTTAACCGACCCCAGTCGGTACCATCAATGGATAGTAAAAGGGTCAAGCCATTCATTCCACCTGGGGGGGGGGATCAAGATGAATAG